The Bacillus solimangrovi nucleotide sequence CTCTTACTGGCACTTGAATGTATGAACCAACTTGTAATGCGTTTGGATTAACTCGTTGATTAACAAGCATTAGTGAATCAACGTGTAAATTGTACTTCTCAGCAATTTTATAAAACGTATCACCACTTTGAATTTGATAAGGCTCCAATATAAAACCAGGAATAGCCACTTCTTGACCGATCATTATTTGTTGAGGGTTTAATGTTGGGTTTGAATCACTAATTAAATTCAAAGGTATCTGAAACAACTGGCTATAATACCAGAAGGAATCACCTTGACGTAAGTATACTTTCATCTCTTCCCTCCTCATTAGCAAACTATTACATATATATGAGGGAATATAGGAAAACATAGCAACAATTTTTCTACTAGCTTCTAGATCCAAGGCTCATACCTTCAATAACCACTGACATTTAATTGTTATAAATTTCTCCTTAAACTTGTCAACTACTCATTGGTAGTAATAAAAGGTAAACATTAATAGGGGGTACTTTCAAACATACGAAGTAATCGTATATCGCTAGCTTGCGTGTGAGAAGCATAAATTGAGTTGGTTCATTCCTTCCCCTCACAAATCGACTTATGACTAAAACCTATTTCCATCTAAAGTTAAACGTATCTTAGAAGTTATGCTCTTCTCTAAACTTTTCAAAAAAAAGAATGGCCATGTATTAGCCATTCTCTTCTGTAAGATTATACTTTTTCTTTTGCAAGCCATGCCGAACCTATAACTCCGGCATCATTTCCTAATGTAGCAATCTCAAAATCCACACCTTCATTCACACGTGGCAATGCAAACGCTTTGAATTGTTTTCGAAGTAATTTAAGCAAAGGTTCACCGGCCATCGATACGCCTCCACCAATTACAATTTTTTCAGGGTTAATTGCATTTGATAAATTCGCAAGCACTAGCCCTAATACATGTGTCATTTGTTCAATGACACTGTTTGAAACTTGGTCACCTTTTTCAGCTAATTCAAATACTGCTTTAGCTGTGATTTTATCAAGTTCATTTAATTGACTATCAGGGTGTTCTTTCACAGCTTCTTCAGCAAGTCGCACAATACCTGTTGCAGATGCAAAAGATTCTAAACAACCTGACTTACCACAATTACAAGGAGCACCTCCACTAGTTTGAACAGTAATATGCCCAATCTCACCTGCCATACCATTAATACCATGAACAATGTTGCCATTAATAATAATTCCGCCACCAACACCTGTTCCTAGTGTCACACATAGAAGTTGCTTCGAACCATCTCCAGCACCTCTCCACATCTCACCAAGCGCAGCAACATTTGCATCGTTGTCAATGACAGCAGGAATTCCTAAAACTTCTTCTAATTTATCCTTTAATGGGTAATCACGCCACCCAATATTCACTGCTTGATAGACAAAACCTGTTTCCAAATCAATAAAACCAGGCGCCCCCATACCTAAACCACGTAAGCTTTCTTTCTTATTGTTTGTTTTAACCAGTTGTTCATCAATAGATTGAGCAATATGAGTAATAATCTGTTCACCATTGTTGCTTGTGTCTGTCGGGATAGACCACTTATGTACAATATTTCCTTCTTCAGAAACAAAGGCAAGTTTAGTAGATGTTCCCCCAAGATCTATACCTACATACAAGTTTTCATTCATTTCCCTTCACTCCTCAACATTTGCTTGTCACGTTCCTTAGCTGCTTCGTGGCGCAATAATAAGATCGCCATCTGATAATCTTTCGGATCAATCAGCTGGGACTTGTTCAGTTCTCGTATTTCTTGTTCCATCAATTCTAAATCAGCTAATCGATCACCGACATAAATAAAAGTTCCAAACTTCTTCAATAACTGCTGTATATCATAGATGGTTTCCAACTACAATTCCACCCTCTTAATATGTGATTTAAGTTAAAATCATTATATCACACTCATTTTACAGATTGGGAGGTAATCTATTAGAAACACAACTACTCCCTATTAGCTCTTAGATCCAAAAAAACGACTCCTTTCATTAGAAAGGAGTCACTTTGTATTACCTATCTGGATCTTGTGGATTGAGAAATCGTGGTCTTCGATTTTTAAGGGGCATCGGTGAACGCAATATGATATCTCGCATTGCACGTAGAGAAAACGGTATAAATGGCCAAAGGTAAGGAGTATTTAGAGATTTCATTCTCATCAAACTCAAAATCCAAATCGTTACCGCAATGACAAAACCATACACACCAAATATCCCTGTTACAAATAAGAGCACTAAGCGCACGAGTCGATTAGCAAGTCCCATCTCATAACTAGGTGTTGCAAATGTACCAATTGCCGCAATAGCAAAGTACAAAATAACCTCATACGAGAATAATCC carries:
- a CDS encoding ROK family glucokinase; translated protein: MNENLYVGIDLGGTSTKLAFVSEEGNIVHKWSIPTDTSNNGEQIITHIAQSIDEQLVKTNNKKESLRGLGMGAPGFIDLETGFVYQAVNIGWRDYPLKDKLEEVLGIPAVIDNDANVAALGEMWRGAGDGSKQLLCVTLGTGVGGGIIINGNIVHGINGMAGEIGHITVQTSGGAPCNCGKSGCLESFASATGIVRLAEEAVKEHPDSQLNELDKITAKAVFELAEKGDQVSNSVIEQMTHVLGLVLANLSNAINPEKIVIGGGVSMAGEPLLKLLRKQFKAFALPRVNEGVDFEIATLGNDAGVIGSAWLAKEKV
- a CDS encoding YqgQ family protein; amino-acid sequence: METIYDIQQLLKKFGTFIYVGDRLADLELMEQEIRELNKSQLIDPKDYQMAILLLRHEAAKERDKQMLRSEGK